From a single Andrena cerasifolii isolate SP2316 chromosome 8, iyAndCera1_principal, whole genome shotgun sequence genomic region:
- the Osp gene encoding myosin phosphatase Rho interacting protein outspread isoform X8, with the protein MSGGTAGVRGTGAECRKFAPNIFNKSKCSSCFKQKEEHSAEALECNRATRKISKCGYLFVAPGWDFSNPLNRTKRWQRRWFVLYDDGELTYSVDEHPETVPQARIDMTRVLEVAAAEDITGHPYSLAITSPEGVTFVKGTCREETRWWADVLQVYSRNKGRHKRNATFPGGQTTILQVTPTIRSNTPNPPRPRFNSCRSEPRGSAWIPETSVSTDLCPSVFSSSPSLVTSNVTTTSSATSMSNGSAEASNVSPLRTSTPLENGGSSYLPPVPSTSSMNGGVVSTVYSITSTTMSTTSSLTEKPPVVPSEGRSSYRDQPASSASPPTRDKLRAEDKARRRMNQHGERASIGTGTACTTEKLDDDACRRILLEHEREREGKLRDIAASLTQPRVRRIKPRTSEPTRDVVDAANAAYQDKLIRGDPDGCGLDISGIRYSPTSELRVDLPAEDLLNIKKGWLMKQGLNKEWNKHWFVLRGCGLMYYRDPCAEDKGIMDGVIDLNTVTAVTPLQVARNYGFQTVAWDERGSTVLSAVTAGIRASWMSAIRRAANLPDPDSNADSLTICQDGQQDNTPQSPTASITDRERDSVVPSTSVTPRSVLFSSDEEYRTASEGGRRESGDWSEVPVSPPLVRNGDWSGALKGSSWSDSANHEWSELPPSPPLTRTALSRVKARSRSSSRSRVYKRSRSSPPSSRRSTLDSVRSEDLMMACCELGEDEEQPNGHMQSNESPLIVELLENQVSLLRDQLDQNNQSHPSTLLVIIERQENEIESLKSQLNAARADVANVEKELSRLRQQKVEASIREKQVDELLNTIQRTEQQRDKDLEDLEKMKKMYTRDKEMLECKLLETEAILRETSERCEMLTKELASSHRTVEHLQTEIASLSDRLSQGIEENERLYSKVRELEEKGGLSSSRERGRSFDSLSDLTNIELDLDLNSLDKERIVEEYDELRSRFEKAILEIRAMRKELREAHAMQDALELEMFAHKQDAASVSETNQAQAQLMAARIQDLTNKLAASEKQVRTLKQKLTKAETRDKRRSLSLKGRESFQISQEMEDKLLDLENKICAIERGKSIAATVSTGSSSKESSPNPKKEKRRESKNLDRTRLRRKSLDSATSSEPMKVLIRLSTLETKVANVTENMASDAEKDSSECSEVSASSTSEVSLEIIARLRKLERVVSKSKRRLEKCLGSTQAEDKAEKCLREVNDILDSCLECKRSQAGAQVTESVGVVVSRLEAILKDKLSELAARRQTLAQNGQLDDREKMRLIAERVAFEFVVLRQIKCAIGRTFERSAVLGELVETSQLASSLTRKIHGTKPKTYQNTSYIQYLTKVLANKLVLVGGVTTTDTSKEVAAARGETLSFLLQKQREVNEIVRRYKETKLRQLAEALAAETLSMSEQEDLGKQLSNSSKKLLEDRRIREAWALAQETVSKELVQAEVSHVIMRCGQMYEQNVTSITDACLSFESAENVTLESWIDSAQARLRQEMELSTRELSEAYEECLRLMKKNKTTVESKYESRQLLTDYADVIAHKALIDARLGLLQENTRQLTTIPGETFVSSLIRNDDVLSCLLGEDCEFQSSPILDAEYSYLYQQFSKECEERIAGKRGSKEQLKSVSQSLFYLEEDLMGLSKRIRDKSCEKLETVSWSKSSAAISDWSTVCEKCSQLREQIRKMSDYMNNLSCKQCEQLQDTIQRITAEHSEELETLKLNQDRDLMDIKGELDNQRLSLTSQYEHEAASLREKARKLEHRLNAMDSEHSAHVNELRAAYQRSMSAELDTDAETRKRYKEEIKQLRALCEKGLLAMENSHRRIISEMEEKHRQELENLRVEKEQALSEETQATLAALDAMRKAHEHEVQKEIAKFKQEFIKQMQAREDIGVLHKEHDLFPAKFYSFREEMEEIKQEILSLSAKYSSKCVESAALEEKVGSLTKQLAQAQQHIMQLDVRNKQLRAHLVLETNDGAINDTIHLLRGRDNETAEPRDDIHRLQQLKRLVTLFVMWV; encoded by the exons CCAGAGACGGTCCCTCAAGCGAGGATCGACATGACCCGCGTCCTGGAGGTGGCCGCTGCCGAGGACATCACCGGACACCCTTACAGCCTGGCGATCACCTCCCCCGAGGGTGTGACGTTCGTGAAGGGCACGTGCCGCGAGGAGACCAGATGGTGGGCTGATGTGCTTCAAGTCTACTCGAGGAACAAG GGTCGACATAAACGGAATGCCACGTTCCCTGGCGGGCAGACGACCATTCTCCAGGTCACGCCAACTATCAGAA GCAATACACCAAATCCTCCAAGGCCCCGGTTCAACAGCTGTCGCTCGGAGCCGCGCGGCAGCGCCTGGATCCCGGAAACCAGTGTGTCGACGGATCTCTGCCCTTCGGTGttctcgtcgtcgccgtcccTGGTGACCAGCAACGTGACGACAACCTCCAGCGCGACGTCGATGAGCAACGGGAGCGCAGAGGCCAGCAACGTGTCCCCTTTGAGGACCAGCACCCCTCTGGAGAACGGTGGCTCCAGTTATTTGCCCCCCGTTCCATCCACGTCCTCGATGAACGGCGGCGTGGTGAGCACCGTGTACTCCATCACGTCGACCACGATGTCCACGACGTCCTCGTTGACGGAGAAGCCACCGGTGGTCCCCAGCGAGGGTAGAAGCAGCTACAGGGACCAGCCGGCCAGCAGCGCGTCACCCCCGACTAGGGACAAGCTGAGGGCCGAGGACAAGGCCAGGCGCAGGATGAATCAGCATGGAGAACGGGCGAGTATTGGCACTGGGACAGCTTGCACCACCGAGAAACTAG ACGACGACGCCTGTCGAAGGATCCTGCTGGAGcacgagagggagagggagggaaagCTTCGAGATATCGCGGCCTCTTTGACCCAGCCTCGCGTTCGAAGGATCAAACCCAGGACCTCCGAGCCAACCAGGGACGTGGTGGACGCTGCGAACGCTGCGTATCAGGACAAGCTC ATCAGAGGAGACCCTGACGGATGCGGCCTGGACATTTCTGGCATCAGATACTCCCCCACCTCGGAGCTGAGGGTCGACTTGCCCGCGGAGGACTTGCTGAACATCAAGAAGGGCTGGTTGATGAAGCAGGGACTCAACAAG GAATGGAACAAGCACTGGTTCGTGCTAAGAGGCTGCGGCCTCATGTACTACAGAGATCCCTGCGCGGAAGATAAGGGTATCATGGACGGCGTCATAGATCTGAATACCGTTACCGCCGTCACGCCCCTTCAAGTCGCCAGGAATTATGGATTCCAGACCGTG GCCTGGGACGAGCGGGGATCCACCGTGTTGTCAGCGGTGACGGCTGGCATTCGGGCCAGCTGGATGTCGGCCATTCGAAGGGCCGCCAATCTGCCCGATCCCGACAGCAACGCGGACTCCTTGACGATCTGCCAGGACGGCCAGCAGGACAACACTCCGCAGTCGCCGACAGC ATCCATCACGGATCGCGAGAGGGACTCCGTGGTTCCATCTACCTCTGTGACCCCGCGATCGGTCCTGTTCTCGTCGGACGAGGAGTACAGAACGGCGTCAGAGGGTGGCAGAAGGGAGTCGGGCGACTGGTCCGAAGTGCCCGTATCGCCGCCTTTGGTGAGAAATGGCGACTGGTCCGGTGCACTGAAGGGCTCCAGCTGGTCGGATTCGGCGAACCACGAGTGGTCGGAGCTACCTCCGTCGCCGCCGCTCACCAGGACCGCTCTATCTCGGGTGAAGGCACGGTCGAGGTCGAGCTCCAGGTCCAGGGTGTACAAGAGGAGTCGCAGCTCTCCTCCCAGCTCGAGGAGGAGCACTCTGGACAGCGTGAGGTCGGAGGATCTCATGATGGCCTGCTGCGAGctcggcgaggacgaggagcaGCCGAATGGTCACATGCAGAGCAACGAGAGCCCGTTGATCGTCGAATTGCTGGAGAACCAGGTGTCCCTGTTGCGGGATCAGCTAGACCAGAACAATCAGTCCCACCCAAGCACGCTACTAGTCATTATCGAGCGTCAGGAGAACGAGATCGAGAGCCTCAAGTCCCAGCTGAACGCGGCGCGGGCGGACGTAGCGAACGTCGAGAAGGAGCTGTCCAGGCTGAGGCAGCAGAAGGTAGAGGCCTCCATCAGGGAGAAGCAGGTCGACGAGCTGCTGAACACGATACAGAGGACGGAGCAGCAAAGGGACAAGGACCTGGAGGACCtggagaagatgaagaagatGTATACCAGGGACAAGGAGATGCTAGAGTGCAAGCTGCTGGAGACCGAGGCCATCCTCAGGGAGACCAGCGAACGGTGCGAGATGCTCACGAAGGAGTTGGCCTCGAGTCATAGAACCGTTGAACACCTGCAGACGGAGATAGCTTCCCTGAGCGACAGGCTGTCGCAAG GAATCGAAGAAAACGAGCGTTTGTACAGCAAGGTTCGAGAGCTGGAAGAAAAGGGTGGATTGTCCTCGTCGAGGGAGCGAGGGAGAAGCTTCGACTCGCTCAGCGATTTGACGAACATCGAGCTCGACCTGGACTTGAATTCTCTCGACAAGGAAAG AATCGTGGAAGAGTACGATGAGCTTCGAAGCCGATTCGAGAAGGCTATTCTGGAGATTCGAGCGATGCGTAAGGAGCTCCGCGAGGCTCACGCGATGCAGGACGCGCTGGAGCTGGAGATGTTCGCGCACAAGCAGGACGCGGCCAGCGTGAGCGAGACGAACCAGGCCCAGGCTCAGTTGATGGCAGCGAGGATTCAGGATCTGACGAATAAACTGGCCGCCAGCGAGAAGCAGGTGAGGACGCTGAAGCAGAAGCTGACGAAAGCTGAGACCAGGGACAAGAGAAGGTCGCTGTCGTTGAAGGGGCGGGAATCCTTCCAGATCTCTCAGGAGATGGAGGACAAACTGCTGGACCTGGAGAATAAGATCTGCGCGATAGAGCGCGGCAAGAGTATCGCCGCGACGGTGTCGACGGGGAGCAGCTCGAAGGAGTCGAGTCCCAATCCAAAGAAGGAGAAAAGGAGGGAGAGCAAGAACTTGGACCGCACCAGGCTACGAAGAAAGTCGCTGGACAGCGCGACAAGCTCCGAACCGATGAAGGTCCTGATCAGATTGAGCACGCTGGAAACTAAGGTGGCGAACGTGACGGAGAACATGGCGAGCGACGCGGAGAAGGACTCGAGCGAGTGCAGCGAGGTGAGCGCCTCCTCCACCAGCGAGGTGTCGCTGGAGATTATCGCGAGGCTGAGGAAACTGGAGAGGGTGGTGTCGAAGTCGAAGAGACGGCTGGAGAAGTGTCTGGGCTCAACGCAGGCGGAGGACAAGGCGGAGAAGTGTTTGCGCGAGGTGAACGACATACTGGACTCCTGTTTAGAGTGTAAGAGGAGCCAGGCAGGCGCCCAAGTGACCGAGTCAGTAGGCGTAGTGGTATCTAGGCTAGAAGCTATACTTAAGGATAAGCTGAGCGAGCTAGCGGCGAGGCGGCAGACGCTCGCGCAGAACGGTCAGCTGGACGACAGGGAGAAGATGAGGCTGATCGCGGAGAGGGTGGCGTTCGAGTTCGTCGTTCTCAGGCAGATCAAGTGCGCGATCGGCCGGACGTTCGAGAGGAGCGCCGTTCTCGGTGAATTGGTCGAAACTAGTCAGCTTGCCTCAAGCTTAACGCGTAAGATTCACGGAACCAAGCCCAAAACGTACCAAAACACCAGTTACATTCAGTATCTTACTAAAGTGTTAGCGAATAAGTTAGTGCTGGTAGGCGGCGTGACCACGACGGACACGTCCAAGGAAGTTGCCGCCGCTCGCGGCGAGACCCTCAGCTTTCTGCTGCAGAAGCAGCGGGAGGTGAACGAGATCGTGAGGAGGTACAAGGAGACGAAACTGAGGCAGCTCGCCGAGGCTCTGGCCGCGGAGACGCTGAGCATGTCCGAGCAGGAGGATCTCGGCAAGCAGCTGAGCAACTCCAGCAAGAAGCTGCTGGAGGATCGTCGAATCCGCGAAGCGTGGGCGTTGGCCCAGGAAACGGTCAGCAAGGAGCTGGTGCAGGCTGAAGTCTCCCACGTGATCATGCGGTGCGGCCAGATGTACGAGCAGAACGTGACGAGCATCACCGACGCCTGCCTCAGTTTCGAGAGCGCGGAAAACGTTACGTTGGAGTCCTGGATTGACTCCGCACAGGCGAGGCTGCGGCAGGAGATGGAGCTCTCGACTCGCGAGCTCTCCGAGGCGTACGAGGAGTGTCTTCGCCTGATGAAGAAGAACAAGACGACGGTGGAGTCCAAGTACGAGTCCAGGCAGCTGTTGACGGACTACGCGGACGTGATCGCTCACAAAGCTTTAATAGACGCCCGGCTCGGCCTTCTTCAGGAGAACACGAGGCAGCTGACCACTATTCCCGGGGAGACTTTCGTATCTAGTCTAATTCGAAACGACGACGTCCTTTCGTGCCTGTTGGGGGAGGACTGTGAGTTTCAAAGCAGCCCGATCCTCGACGCGGAGTACAGTTACCTTTACCAGCAGTTCAGCAAGGAGTGCGAGGAGAGGATAGCCGGGAAGCGGGGCTCCAAGGAGCAGCTGAAGAGCGTGAGTCAGAGTTTATTCTACctggaggaggacttgatgggGCTGAGCAAGCGTATTCGGGATAAATCATGCGAGAAGCTCGAGACCGTCTCCTGGTCGAAGTCGTCGGCGGCCATTAGCGACTGGTCGACCGTCTGCGAGAAGTGCTCTCAACTGCGCGAGCAGATCAGGAAGATGAGCGATTACATGAACAACTTGTCCTGTAAGCAGTGCGAGCAGCTGCAGGACACTATCCAAAGGATAACCGCCGAGCACAGCGAAGAGCTGGAGACGCTGAAACTCAATCAGGATCGGGATCTGATGGACATCAAGGGCGAGCTGGACAATCAGAGGCTGTCGTTGACGTCCCAGTACGAACACGAAGCGGCGAGCCTCCGCGAGAAGGCCAGGAAACTGGAGCACAGATTAAACGCGATGGATTCCGAGCACTCTGCTCACGTGAACGAGCTAAGGGCCGCTTATCAGAGGTCGATGAGCGCGGAATTGGACACGGACGCGGAGACGCGGAAGAGGTACAAGGAGGAGATCAAACAGCTGCGCGCGCTCTGCGAGAAGGGACTGCTCGCGATGGAGAACTCTCACAGACGTATCATCTCCGAGATGGAGGAGAAGCATCGACAAGAACTGGAGAACCTAAGGGTGGAGAAGGAGCAGGCGCTCTCGGAGGAGACTCAGGCCACCCTGGCTGCGTTGGACGCCATGAGGAAGGCGCATGAGCACGAGGTGCAGAAGGAGATAGCTAAATTCAAGCAGGAGTTCATCAAGCAGATGCAGGCGCGCGAGGACATTGGCGTGCTTCACAAGGAACACGA CCTCTTTCCCGCGAAATTCTATTCGTTCAGGGAAGAAATGGAGGAGATAAAGCAGGAGATCCTATCCCTCTCTGCAAAGTATTCCTCCAAGTGCGTGGAGTCCGCTGCCCTGGAGGAGAAAGTAGGCTCCCTCACTAAACAACTTGCTCAAGCGCAACAGCACATCATGCAGCTAGACGTTAGGAACAAACAGCTGAGGGCGCACCTGGTGTTGGAGACCAACGACGGCGCGATCAACGACACGATACACTTGCTGAGGGGCAGGGACAACGAGACAGCCGAGCCCAGAGACGACATCCACAGGCTGCAACAACTGAAG CGACTTGTAACTCTGTTTGTAATGTGGGTATAG